Proteins encoded within one genomic window of Microbacterium soli:
- a CDS encoding aldehyde dehydrogenase family protein, protein MTTAMSARSVQHFIAGAFEDSAESAPIDRSAPATDEVVSVVQAGGPVEVSRAVAAARAAFDDGPWPRMTGMERSVLIGRVADLIERDAATLAALDAEEVGKPIRLAEGDIAGAVGLWRYAASLALTMSGSTYTNNGPDFTGLVLREPIGVVGLIVPWNFPALILSQKLPFALAAGCTAIVKPSELTSSSAQHIMRLTEEAGFPRGVIGMVVGDGRAGQAIAEADGIDLVSFTGSTATGRRVLAASAGNLKKLSLELGGNAANVVFADADLEDAAAGVVFGVNFNNGECCVSQPRLLVEDAVADDFVAEVARQTALLRVGQPMDPRTDVGALIHAGHREKVTSYIDGASGDGAAVIFGGTRLTEGELGRGQFVAPTVIDRVAAGSAAFQDEIFGPVLTVTRFHDQDEAVRLANGVQYGLANSVWSKSVDTVLQVAKRLQSGTVYANTTIDAPPQMPFGGYKASGVGREMGQAGFEEFTELKSVNIRTGKRAGTFAIRAGA, encoded by the coding sequence ATGACCACTGCAATGTCCGCACGCTCCGTGCAGCACTTCATCGCCGGTGCGTTCGAGGACAGCGCCGAGAGCGCGCCGATCGACCGGTCGGCCCCGGCCACGGACGAAGTCGTCTCGGTCGTGCAGGCCGGCGGCCCCGTCGAAGTGTCCCGTGCGGTGGCCGCCGCACGGGCGGCCTTCGACGACGGGCCCTGGCCGCGCATGACCGGGATGGAGCGCTCCGTTCTCATCGGACGCGTCGCCGACCTCATCGAACGCGATGCGGCGACGCTCGCCGCGCTCGACGCGGAGGAGGTCGGCAAGCCCATCCGACTCGCCGAGGGCGACATCGCCGGTGCCGTCGGGCTGTGGCGGTACGCGGCGTCACTGGCGCTGACCATGAGCGGCTCGACGTACACGAACAACGGGCCGGACTTCACCGGGCTCGTGCTGCGCGAGCCGATCGGGGTGGTCGGCCTCATCGTGCCCTGGAACTTCCCCGCCCTCATCCTCAGCCAGAAGCTTCCGTTCGCGCTCGCCGCCGGGTGCACGGCGATCGTCAAGCCCTCCGAGCTGACCAGCTCCAGTGCGCAGCACATCATGCGCCTGACGGAGGAGGCCGGCTTCCCCCGGGGAGTGATCGGCATGGTGGTCGGCGACGGCAGAGCGGGACAGGCCATCGCCGAGGCCGACGGCATCGATCTCGTGTCGTTCACCGGCTCCACGGCCACCGGTCGACGGGTCCTCGCCGCGTCGGCGGGAAACCTCAAGAAGCTGTCGCTGGAGCTCGGCGGCAATGCGGCCAACGTCGTGTTCGCGGATGCGGATCTGGAGGATGCGGCGGCGGGCGTCGTGTTCGGCGTGAACTTCAACAACGGCGAGTGCTGCGTCTCGCAGCCCCGGCTGCTGGTCGAGGATGCCGTCGCCGATGACTTCGTCGCCGAGGTGGCCAGGCAGACCGCGCTGCTGCGGGTCGGACAGCCGATGGATCCTCGCACGGACGTCGGCGCGCTCATCCACGCCGGGCATCGGGAGAAGGTCACCTCGTACATCGACGGCGCATCGGGCGACGGCGCGGCCGTGATCTTCGGCGGGACGAGACTCACCGAGGGCGAACTGGGGCGCGGACAGTTCGTCGCGCCGACCGTGATCGACCGGGTCGCCGCCGGGTCGGCGGCGTTCCAGGACGAGATCTTCGGCCCGGTGCTCACCGTCACGCGGTTCCATGATCAGGACGAGGCCGTGCGACTCGCCAACGGCGTGCAGTACGGGCTGGCCAACAGCGTGTGGTCCAAGAGCGTTGACACGGTGCTGCAGGTCGCCAAGCGCCTGCAGAGTGGCACGGTCTATGCGAACACCACGATCGACGCCCCGCCCCAGATGCCCTTCGGCGGGTACAAGGCCAGCGGCGTCGGCCGAGAGATGGGCCAGGCGGGGTTCGAGGAGTTCACGGAGCTGAAGTCCGTCAACATCCGCACCGGCAAGCGCGCCGGCACCTTCGCGATACGTGCGGGAGCGTGA
- a CDS encoding siderophore-interacting protein, producing MSHHPYSTFRTTVARISRLSPSFTRITLEGDDLQHFGTDGLDQRIKLIIPLADGTVTDVGQLDASLSMGEWYRRWRELPDELRNPIRTYTIRSPRPVDREIDVDFALHGTDGPASAWATGAEVGDPLLVVGPDARAEEPAGGIEWKPGAATSVLIAGDETAAPAICSIVESLPEHTTGEVCVEVPTEADALPLTAPDGVRVTWLARGGAAHGVRLSAAVHEWGRQRSAAAGVAELAEPDPDEVLWEVPDAVTGGEYAWLAGEAGTITALRRHLVRDLGIDRRSIAFMGYWRQGRAEGS from the coding sequence GTGAGCCACCACCCGTACAGCACCTTCCGCACGACCGTCGCGCGCATCAGCCGCCTGTCACCGAGCTTCACGCGCATCACGCTGGAGGGGGACGACCTGCAGCACTTCGGCACCGACGGACTGGATCAGCGCATCAAGCTGATCATCCCGCTGGCGGATGGGACGGTCACCGATGTGGGGCAGCTGGACGCGAGCCTGAGCATGGGCGAGTGGTACCGGCGCTGGCGCGAGCTCCCCGACGAGCTGCGCAACCCCATCCGCACGTACACGATCCGCTCACCGCGACCGGTCGACCGTGAGATCGACGTGGACTTCGCGCTGCACGGCACGGACGGCCCCGCATCCGCCTGGGCCACCGGCGCGGAGGTCGGCGACCCGCTGCTGGTGGTGGGCCCCGACGCGCGTGCGGAGGAGCCCGCGGGCGGCATCGAGTGGAAGCCGGGTGCGGCGACCTCCGTCCTCATCGCCGGAGACGAGACGGCGGCCCCGGCGATCTGCTCGATCGTGGAGTCGCTGCCCGAGCACACCACCGGCGAGGTCTGCGTCGAGGTGCCCACCGAGGCGGATGCTCTGCCGCTGACCGCCCCGGACGGCGTGCGCGTCACCTGGCTGGCCCGCGGAGGCGCGGCGCACGGCGTGCGGCTCAGCGCGGCCGTGCACGAATGGGGGCGGCAGCGCTCCGCTGCCGCCGGGGTCGCCGAACTCGCGGAGCCCGACCCCGACGAGGTGCTCTGGGAGGTGCCGGACGCCGTGACGGGCGGCGAGTACGCCTGGCTCGCCGGCGAGGCCGGGACCATCACGGCGCTGCGCCGGCACCTGGTGCGCGATCTCGGCATCGACCGCCGCTCCATCGCGTTCATGGGGTACTGGCGACAGGGCCGCGCCGAGGGCAGCTGA
- a CDS encoding enoyl-CoA hydratase/isomerase family protein, translating to MTGRERAPRTSGATVIELDVRDDGVGVLTLNGPPLNLITREATRQLLEATARVAEDPRVRVLVITGAGDRAFCAGADVTEFADVRAEVVERKLRRENEAMTAIEGLPIPTIAAIGGVCLGGGAELALACDLRVADAGAVIGFPEVGLGVFPGSGGVFRLPRVVGLGRALDLLYSGRRISADEALRIGLVTEVTAPGAALQRALERGAALASGPALALRLIKSGARDSLTQTTAQAVDASLADSARVFTGPDIEEGLAAFAQKRPPRFTAPREIEARPAKEEGLS from the coding sequence GTGACGGGCCGGGAGCGAGCGCCGCGGACGAGCGGGGCGACCGTGATCGAGCTGGACGTGCGCGACGACGGCGTCGGCGTGCTGACCCTGAACGGACCGCCGCTGAACCTCATCACCAGGGAGGCCACGCGTCAGCTGCTGGAGGCGACCGCTCGGGTCGCGGAGGATCCGCGTGTGCGCGTGCTGGTGATCACCGGCGCCGGGGATCGGGCGTTCTGCGCGGGAGCCGATGTCACGGAGTTCGCGGACGTGCGCGCCGAGGTCGTCGAGCGCAAGCTGCGCCGTGAGAACGAGGCGATGACCGCGATCGAGGGGCTGCCCATCCCGACGATCGCGGCGATCGGCGGGGTGTGCCTGGGCGGCGGCGCCGAGCTCGCGCTCGCCTGCGACCTTCGCGTGGCCGATGCGGGCGCCGTCATCGGCTTCCCCGAGGTGGGACTGGGCGTGTTCCCCGGCTCGGGCGGGGTGTTCCGGCTCCCGCGCGTGGTGGGACTCGGGCGCGCCCTCGATCTGCTGTACAGCGGCCGGAGGATCTCGGCCGATGAGGCCCTGCGGATCGGCCTGGTCACGGAGGTGACCGCGCCCGGTGCGGCTCTGCAGCGGGCCCTCGAGCGCGGCGCGGCACTGGCATCCGGACCCGCGCTCGCGCTGCGGCTGATCAAGTCCGGTGCGCGCGACTCTCTCACCCAGACCACCGCGCAGGCCGTGGACGCGTCACTGGCCGACAGCGCCCGGGTCTTCACCGGTCCGGACATCGAGGAGGGCCTGGCGGCGTTCGCGCAGAAGCGACCGCCGCGATTCACGGCACCGCGCGAGATCGAGGCTCGCCCGGCGAAGGAGGAGGGACTGTCATGA
- a CDS encoding iron-containing alcohol dehydrogenase codes for MTQQFSSPPHLLMGADALEAAAERLPRLGTRALVVTDPGIVAAGIDRIVTDVLGAAIPFSTFADVVGNPDIDTVEAAARARETTGADVLIAIGGGSSIDVAKSVAVLGTNGGSITDYEGVDRFTARPLPVVVVPTTVGSGSEVTKGAVITNPETQVKMVIVSDLMFAEIAVLDPRVVAGLPGRIAATTGMDALTHAIEAYVAQGANPVTDAMCLGAIELIGEHLVAATQGDPDSLYGMLVASSMAGIGFHDAGLGAVHALANTLGAHFGVHHGTANALFLPYVIDFNLPAAPARFARIARALGEEVGGLSDDEAAARASVAVHRLAEQTGVPRTMSELGVPRDAIPRLAADALAQADLPGNPRPVTLEDLITLYERAA; via the coding sequence ATGACACAGCAGTTCTCCTCACCACCGCACCTCCTGATGGGAGCGGACGCGCTCGAGGCCGCCGCAGAACGCCTGCCGCGCCTGGGCACCCGGGCTCTCGTCGTCACGGACCCCGGCATCGTCGCCGCGGGCATCGACAGGATCGTCACGGACGTGCTGGGCGCGGCGATCCCGTTCAGCACCTTCGCCGACGTCGTGGGCAATCCCGACATCGACACCGTCGAAGCCGCCGCCCGCGCGCGGGAGACGACCGGCGCCGATGTGCTCATCGCGATCGGCGGCGGGTCCAGCATCGATGTCGCCAAATCCGTGGCGGTGCTCGGCACCAACGGAGGGTCGATCACCGACTACGAGGGCGTGGACAGGTTCACGGCCCGTCCGCTGCCCGTGGTCGTCGTCCCCACCACCGTCGGATCCGGCTCCGAGGTCACCAAGGGCGCCGTGATCACCAACCCCGAGACGCAGGTGAAGATGGTGATCGTCTCCGACCTCATGTTCGCCGAGATCGCCGTGCTGGACCCGCGGGTGGTCGCCGGGCTGCCGGGCCGCATCGCCGCGACCACGGGGATGGACGCACTCACCCACGCCATCGAGGCGTATGTGGCGCAGGGCGCCAATCCCGTCACCGACGCGATGTGCCTGGGGGCGATCGAGCTCATCGGCGAGCACCTCGTCGCCGCGACGCAGGGAGACCCCGACAGCCTCTACGGGATGCTCGTGGCATCGTCCATGGCGGGCATCGGCTTCCACGATGCGGGCCTGGGGGCCGTGCACGCCCTCGCCAACACCCTCGGCGCGCACTTCGGCGTGCATCACGGGACGGCCAACGCCCTTTTCCTCCCCTACGTGATCGATTTCAACCTCCCCGCCGCTCCGGCGCGCTTCGCGCGCATCGCGCGGGCTCTGGGGGAGGAGGTGGGAGGCCTCTCCGACGACGAGGCGGCGGCCCGGGCATCCGTGGCCGTGCATCGCCTCGCCGAGCAGACCGGCGTGCCGCGCACGATGTCCGAACTCGGCGTGCCCCGCGACGCGATCCCCCGCCTGGCGGCGGACGCCCTCGCGCAGGCCGACCTGCCGGGCAACCCCCGCCCGGTCACGCTGGAGGATCTCATCACACTCTATGAGCGGGCGGCCTGA
- a CDS encoding glycosyl hydrolase codes for MESPSLDIEHALHVAEEQVRRLVTDYPVQFPTYTQRGKWHFEDDPWAPVWTGGFLAGQLWIFAELSGEEWWRNRAEQYSLALEPRKTDAGTHDIGFLFDPSWGRWHALDASARTTDVLVQAGRTMAGRFNPNGHYLRTWVDAGSTFIDVMMNIGVIFRAAALSGDEGLRRIAVEHALTTRKFLVRGDATTVHEGWFDPRSGQFLHAATHQGFRSDSCWARGLAWGIYGFGTAFQGSGDSRFLTTARSLADTYVQRTGTDYIPPNDWDDPRPVQPYESSAAAIAASGMLQLAELCEDDGAEYARYAVGILTALTGSTFLADPDREWEGVLRHATYHHGNGLGVDESVMWGDYYFTEALWRLASSPSLRTLAGFPGGSASDSTTAQQPIRDSPGRTSR; via the coding sequence ATGGAATCGCCGTCGCTCGACATCGAGCACGCCCTGCATGTCGCCGAGGAGCAGGTTCGCCGGCTCGTCACCGACTATCCGGTGCAGTTCCCCACCTACACGCAGCGCGGGAAGTGGCATTTCGAGGACGATCCCTGGGCACCGGTGTGGACCGGCGGGTTCCTGGCCGGGCAGCTCTGGATCTTCGCGGAGCTGAGCGGTGAGGAATGGTGGCGGAACCGTGCCGAGCAGTACAGCCTCGCCCTCGAACCACGCAAGACCGACGCCGGCACGCACGACATCGGCTTCCTGTTCGACCCCAGCTGGGGCAGGTGGCATGCGCTGGATGCCAGTGCGCGCACCACCGATGTGCTCGTGCAGGCGGGGCGCACGATGGCCGGACGATTCAATCCGAACGGTCACTACCTGCGCACCTGGGTGGATGCGGGCAGCACGTTCATCGACGTGATGATGAACATCGGCGTGATCTTCCGGGCCGCGGCGCTGAGCGGCGACGAGGGCCTGCGGCGGATCGCGGTGGAACACGCTCTCACCACGCGCAAGTTCCTCGTGCGCGGCGATGCGACCACCGTGCACGAAGGATGGTTCGACCCGCGCTCCGGCCAGTTCCTCCATGCCGCCACCCATCAGGGCTTCCGCTCCGACTCCTGCTGGGCGCGGGGTCTGGCCTGGGGTATCTACGGCTTCGGCACCGCCTTCCAGGGCAGCGGCGACAGCCGGTTCCTCACCACCGCCCGGAGCCTCGCGGACACCTATGTGCAGCGCACCGGGACGGACTACATCCCTCCCAACGACTGGGACGACCCGCGACCGGTCCAGCCGTATGAGTCGTCGGCGGCGGCGATCGCCGCATCGGGGATGCTGCAGCTGGCGGAGCTGTGCGAAGACGACGGCGCTGAGTACGCGCGGTACGCGGTGGGCATCCTCACGGCGCTGACCGGCAGCACGTTCCTCGCGGATCCCGACCGGGAATGGGAGGGCGTCCTGCGGCACGCGACCTATCATCATGGCAACGGACTCGGGGTCGACGAGTCGGTGATGTGGGGCGACTACTACTTCACCGAGGCGCTGTGGCGACTGGCCTCGTCACCGTCGCTGCGCACTCTCGCCGGGTTCCCCGGCGGTTCCGCATCCGACTCCACGACGGCACAGCAGCCGATCCGAGACAGTCCCGGAAGGACATCGAGATGA
- a CDS encoding CaiB/BaiF CoA-transferase family protein, with the protein MNGMLDGIKVVSFTHYLQGPSCSQMLGDLGADVVRVEPIGGSYERFWSGARTFLGEESVFFLLAGRNQRSAEINLRDPDGEEALWRMLKAADVVVENFRPGVLERRGFGYEAVKARNPGIVYCSLTGFGPTGPLSSRPGQDLLMQSFSGLASLSGRAGDPPVLVGSAIVDEHSAVLGAMGICAALVRRSRTGEGAKVDSNLLSAAMDLQLEPLNCHLNGGELWPRSASGISSRFHQAPYGVFETSDGWLTLSLADGRTLARAFDDPRLAEFSRDDQFDRREEVNEIIGAHMRTNTIAHWRERLDEIGVWNAPVNEYPELLEEPQLVANETVLSFEHPSAGTVRVVNHPVKYDGRTPPLRRVPPTVGQHTDEVLRELGYTDADIARMRESGSVGPDRAVVGFDREKSAPESSYSAKR; encoded by the coding sequence ATGAACGGCATGCTCGACGGCATCAAGGTCGTGAGCTTCACCCACTACCTGCAGGGACCGTCCTGCTCGCAGATGCTCGGCGATCTCGGGGCGGACGTCGTGCGCGTCGAACCGATCGGAGGCTCGTACGAGCGCTTCTGGTCCGGTGCGCGCACCTTCCTCGGCGAGGAGAGCGTCTTCTTCCTGCTGGCGGGGCGCAATCAGCGCAGCGCGGAGATCAACCTCCGCGATCCTGACGGCGAGGAGGCGCTGTGGCGGATGCTGAAGGCGGCGGACGTCGTCGTGGAGAACTTCCGTCCCGGCGTGCTGGAGCGGCGCGGATTCGGGTACGAGGCCGTCAAGGCGCGCAATCCCGGCATCGTGTACTGCTCGCTGACGGGTTTCGGCCCCACCGGTCCACTGTCCTCCCGCCCGGGGCAGGACCTGCTCATGCAGTCCTTCAGCGGGCTGGCCTCGCTGAGCGGACGCGCGGGCGATCCTCCCGTCCTCGTCGGCTCGGCCATCGTCGACGAGCACTCCGCCGTGCTGGGCGCGATGGGCATCTGCGCGGCGCTCGTGCGTCGCAGCCGCACCGGGGAGGGCGCCAAGGTCGACAGCAACCTGCTCTCCGCGGCGATGGACCTCCAGCTCGAGCCGCTCAACTGCCATCTCAACGGGGGCGAGCTGTGGCCGCGCAGCGCCTCCGGCATCTCCTCTCGATTCCACCAGGCGCCGTACGGCGTGTTCGAGACCAGCGACGGCTGGCTCACGCTGTCGCTGGCCGACGGGCGGACCCTGGCGAGGGCGTTCGACGACCCGCGGCTGGCGGAGTTCTCACGCGACGACCAGTTCGACAGGCGCGAGGAGGTCAATGAGATCATCGGCGCGCACATGCGCACGAACACGATCGCGCACTGGCGGGAACGGCTGGACGAGATCGGGGTGTGGAACGCGCCCGTCAACGAGTATCCGGAGCTGCTGGAGGAGCCGCAGCTCGTGGCCAACGAGACGGTGCTCTCCTTCGAGCATCCGTCGGCGGGGACCGTGCGCGTGGTGAACCACCCGGTCAAGTACGACGGCCGCACTCCGCCGCTGCGGAGGGTGCCGCCGACGGTCGGACAGCACACCGATGAGGTGCTGCGCGAGCTCGGCTACACGGATGCCGACATCGCGCGCATGCGCGAGAGCGGATCCGTCGGCCCGGATCGCGCCGTGGTCGGGTTCGACCGGGAGAAGTCGGCGCCGGAGTCGTCGTATTCCGCCAAGCGCTGA